ttaaagacttaaagtgggggaaaaaagtgcggcctatattcgagccaatacggtatatgggtATTGGCTATCATCTGGTAAAGTCATTGATCTGTAGGGCAAGAGTTAAGGTGTAGTGggttcatttaataaaatgcttgTAATAACATTTGTAAAACAGATGATGATTGAGGAGACCATATATCTAATCTGGGTGCTAAAACTCATCGTAACGTTGATGAACAGGCACCACGTTTTTACCATCATTTTGCCCCAAATGTTCACATTACATTGTAAAAATTCCAGTTGAAGTCACTACTATTATCCTAATGTATTCAGTTTTGAATCAAGCTTGTATAGGACGCCATTTCTTGGTCCACCTCTACTcgaaaaataaaaacttctCCATTCACCAAAAATGGAAACCCGTTTTACTTCCGGCCTAGAACATCCAGATGGTAAACAACAATTCTTCCAAAGAAATCTGCAGTGTTCGAGAACGAAATTCTGATCTTCTGCACGGACTGTTCGGGAAAACTAAATTTGTGGAGAAAAGGTGTTAAGgaaacaacattaaaataatgcctACAATTTAATCTTAAATACGCAACTGACTGTACCTATTTCAATTACACAAAGAACAGGTGAGGGGTGGGACAGTTAGCAACTGATTCATGGTGACAATGCTATAAGAACCCGTGAGAACTATAACACTGGAACAGAAAATACAGTTCAGCCGATGGTCACCGGTAGAACGTTTGACTTGCGGTGATAAAGACTCTTTCTATTGCGTCTGGAGAAGACAGAAATCAAACATGAAAGGCATAACGGAGATAAAGTACTTTCAGATATATCTGCATGCTTGTATGGAAATAATGAAATTCTGGCCTATTTGCAGAATGTGCTTCAATCACATTTATAGTATAATTTAAGTACACAGTGTACACCCGGTCAACTTAAAACAAAGATCCACTCCAAAAAAGGATATCTGAAGGGCATTGATGTCTTCTGGGTAAAAATCTGCTATTTTCACATATTCCTCACCTTTTTGGCATCCTGTAAATAGAAATACCCATAAATGGAACAGTATACAACCATCCAGTTAAAATCAAAATAATCTGATCCCGGCTATAAAAATTCCATGCGGTCACTCAACACAAATCAACATATATACGTGTgggtatatgtatacatataaacactaTATACTACAATTGTACTGCataatgtatactgtatatacacaatatttgTACACTTGGCACAGACAAAAGTTAGTAGCGAACACCCAAACCgagtatgtttttttaagtgaaGTATATGAAAGCTGCGTTGTAAATCGGTATATGACAGGCATTGCATGTTTTTAACTCCTTAAGAAACTAATGCACGATACCGTCAGGCAATAATTGGTCCCCCTACAGTAATCCGATTAGATCCTGAAAACCTGTATTGGCGGGGAAGGTAATGAGAGTTATAAAGCCGAAAACTCACCCTCCACTGTGCAAGTTCTGCTGGAAAAACCACCTTGGAATTGGATGTCAATTTGGGAAACCCAGACGCTCTCTGGAAACTCTAGTGTGATCCATTGAGATGATCCCTGGAAAGGAACATTACTAAGATAAATACACGCATGTATATGTACGCG
The DNA window shown above is from Spea bombifrons isolate aSpeBom1 chromosome 1, aSpeBom1.2.pri, whole genome shotgun sequence and carries:
- the NR2C2AP gene encoding nuclear receptor 2C2-associated protein, with protein sequence MVSSVLCAGTVSRVSSVLQRDGKQFGKQFLFDHKEETCWNSDQGSSQWITLEFPESVWVSQIDIQFQGGFSSRTCTVEGCQKGEEYVKIADFYPEDINALQKFSFPEQSVQKIRISFSNTADFFGRIVVYHLDVLGRK